In Rhodoligotrophos defluvii, a genomic segment contains:
- a CDS encoding DUF2628 domain-containing protein gives MSSKTYSVHHRSSDPAIILAEADRLDFVKEGFSWPAFFVPFLWLIYKRMWIVLALFIGVSVCIGLIPYAWPISATVQTILGFGINLVMGLQGNDLLRWTLARRGKREIAVVVGDRLVAAEHRFFTALCAQAGQKAGLAPSAARAQTRPAAGHDYSILPEPGRV, from the coding sequence ATGTCGAGCAAGACCTATTCGGTCCACCATCGCAGCAGCGATCCCGCCATCATTCTCGCCGAGGCGGATCGCCTGGATTTCGTCAAGGAAGGCTTCTCCTGGCCGGCCTTCTTCGTGCCGTTCCTGTGGCTGATCTACAAGCGCATGTGGATCGTGCTGGCGCTGTTCATCGGGGTGAGTGTCTGTATCGGCCTCATTCCCTATGCGTGGCCGATCTCGGCCACGGTGCAGACGATCCTGGGGTTTGGCATCAACCTGGTCATGGGCCTGCAGGGCAACGATCTCCTGCGCTGGACCTTGGCGCGGCGCGGCAAGCGCGAGATCGCGGTGGTGGTCGGCGACAGGCTGGTGGCGGCAGAGCATCGGTTCTTCACCGCGCTCTGTGCCCAGGCTGGCCAAAAGGCGGGCCTGGCGCCATCCGCTGCGCGGGCACAGACAAGGCCGGCGGCCGGCCACGACTATTCCATTCTCCCCGAACCGGGACGCGTCTGA
- the hisH gene encoding imidazole glycerol phosphate synthase subunit HisH: MKVAIVDYGSGNLRSAHKAFERAAREHEVAAEVVVTGDPREVAAADRVALPGVGAFADCRAGLLAIDGMWQTLDEVVRVRARPFIGICVGMQLMAERGLEYGTWEGFGWISGDVARIEPKDPGLKVPHMGWNTLTEIRPHPILEGIPLGPDGLHAYFVHSYELAARDRGQVVAETDYGGPVVAVVARDTVFGTQFHPEKSQRLGLKLIGNFLRWRP, encoded by the coding sequence ATGAAGGTGGCAATCGTCGATTACGGCTCCGGCAATCTCCGTTCGGCCCATAAGGCGTTCGAGCGGGCGGCGCGGGAGCACGAGGTGGCGGCGGAGGTGGTGGTCACGGGCGATCCGCGGGAAGTTGCCGCGGCAGACCGGGTGGCGCTGCCGGGCGTCGGCGCCTTTGCCGATTGCCGCGCCGGCCTACTCGCCATCGATGGCATGTGGCAGACGCTGGACGAGGTGGTGCGGGTGAGGGCGCGGCCGTTCATCGGCATTTGCGTCGGCATGCAGCTGATGGCGGAACGCGGGCTCGAATATGGCACCTGGGAAGGCTTCGGCTGGATCTCGGGCGACGTGGCGCGCATCGAGCCCAAGGATCCAGGCTTGAAGGTGCCGCATATGGGCTGGAACACCCTGACGGAAATCAGGCCACATCCGATCCTGGAGGGGATCCCCCTGGGTCCGGATGGGCTGCACGCCTATTTCGTGCATTCCTATGAGCTCGCCGCGCGGGACAGGGGACAAGTGGTGGCCGAAACCGATTATGGCGGACCGGTCGTCGCGGTTGTGGCGCGCGACACGGTGTTCGGCACCCAGTTCCATCCAGAGAAGAGCCAGCGGCTGGGACTCAAGCTGATCGGCAATTTCCTCAGGTGGCGGCCATGA